A section of the Castanea sativa cultivar Marrone di Chiusa Pesio chromosome 12, ASM4071231v1 genome encodes:
- the LOC142620069 gene encoding uncharacterized protein LOC142620069, whose product MSIHKDYEPIRGQLLNRCPPPSLDTAVNELVREEARLATLRAQDKFNVLALTPSIEQPQHSGDSSGSSNRRRQTNKKFCNYCKRPGHTIETCYRRNKSTAAVAKTESTPPMPPISAESQSSGSTINLSPTDLQEIIAQAVRMAGNASLSTALSVLPGSEDGARAWDRP is encoded by the exons atgtcaatccacaaggactatgagcccattcgaggtcagcttctGAATCGttgtcctcctccctctcttgatactgctgtgaatgagttagtcagagaagaagctcgccttgcaactcttcgagcccaggataagtttaatgttctggCCCTTACTCCTTCTATAGAGCAACCTCAGCACTCAGGTGATTCTTCTGGCTCCAGCAATCGTCGCAGACAGACCAATAAAAAgttctgcaactattgcaagcgccctggccacactattgagacttgttaccgtcGCAACAAATCTACTGCTGCAGTTGCTAAGACTGAGTCTACTCcgccaatgcctcccatttcagctgagtcccagtcttctggatccactatcaacctctcacctACTGACCTACAGGAGATCATAGCTCAAGCTGTTCGTATGgctggtaatgcatctctttccactgctctctcagttttacccg gatccgaggacggggcaagagcttgggaccggccctag
- the LOC142621237 gene encoding germin-like protein subfamily 1 member 14, giving the protein MKAYIVTVAPFALAFSFASASDPDPLQDFCVALKDYSEDSKSAIFVNGKFCKDPKLVKPEDFFFEGLNIPGNTDNKVGSNITTVNVDTLPGLNTLGISLVRIDFAPNGENPPHTHPRGTEILVVLEGTLFVGFVTSNPENRLFTKTLNKGDVFVFPIGLIHFQLNVGKTDALAISGLSSQNPGVITIADAVFGSNPPINPDVLTKAFQLDKKVVEELQKKFGGDN; this is encoded by the exons ATGAAAGCTTACATTGTAACTGTTGCCCCCTTCGCTTTGGCATTCTCCTTTGCCTCTGCCTCTGACCCCGATCCCCTGCAAGACTTCTGTGTTGCACTTAAGGACTACTCGGAAGACTCCAAATCAGCCa TATTCGTCAATGGAAAGTTCTGCAAGGATCCAAAACTGGTCAAACCTGAAGATTTCTTCTTTGAGGGATTGAACATTCCTGGGAACACGGATAATAAAGTTGGGTCAAACATCACTACCGTGAATGTAGACACATTACCAGGCCTCAATACTCTTGGCATATCCCTAGTTCGAATCGACTTTGCACCAAATGGAGAAAATCCTCCCCATACTCACCCTCGCGGCACTGAAATTCTAGTAGTCTTGGAGGGTACTCTCTTTGTTGGTTTTGTAACATCCAACCCAGAGAATCGCCTCTTCACCAAAACTCTAAATAAGGGGGACGTGTTTGTCTTTCCAATTGGTCTCATTCACTTCCAATTAAACGTGGGAAAAACTGATGCACTTGCTATTTCTGGTTTAAGCAGCCAAAATCCAGGCGTAATCACAATTGCAGATGCTGTTTTTGGATCCAATCCTCCCATTAATCCTGATGTTCTCACCAAGGCCTTCCAACTCGACAAAAAAGTGGTTGAAgagcttcaaaaaaaatttggaggtgacaattag
- the LOC142619913 gene encoding large ribosomal subunit protein uL6, giving the protein MKTILSSETMDIPDGVKIKVNAKVIEVEGPRGKLVRNFKHLNLDFDLITDEETGKRKLKIDAWFGSRKTSAAIRTALSHVENLITGVTKGYRYKMRFVYAHFPINASITNTSKSIEIRNFLGEKKVRKVDMLDGVTILRSEKVKDELVLDGNDIELVSRSAALINQKCHVKNKDIRKFLDGIYVSERGTIVEEE; this is encoded by the exons ATGAAGACCATCTTGTCATCTGAGACCATGGACATCCCAGATGGGGTTAAGATCAAGGTGAACGCTAAGGTCATTGAGGTGGAAGGCCCACGTGGCAAGCTCGTAAGAAACTTCAAACACCTGAACTTGGATTTCGACCTCATCACCGATGAGGAAACCGGGAAGCGAAAGCTGAAGATCGACGCTTGGTTCGGCTCCAGGAAGACCTCCGCCGCGATCCGCACCGCTCTCAGCCACGTCGAGAATCTCATCACCGGTGTCACCAAGGGTTACCGTTACAAGATGAGGTTCGTTTATGCTCATTTCCCCATCAATGCCAGTATCACCAACACCAGCAAGTCCATCGAGATCAGGAACTTTCTTGGAGAAAAAAAG GTAAGGAAGGTGGATATGCTTGATGGGGTCACTATTCTCCGATCTGAGAAGGTCAAGGATGAGCTTGTACTGGATGGGAACGACATCGAACTGGTCTCTCGTTCTGCTGCCTTGATAAACCAG AAGTGCCACGTGAAGAACAAGGATATCCGGAAATTCCTTGACGGCATATATGTCAGTGAGAGGGGGACCATCGTAGAGGAGGagtaa